From the genome of Nicotiana sylvestris chromosome 1, ASM39365v2, whole genome shotgun sequence:
GAATAAAACATCACATCATAATAATTCAGTTAGTTAAAATGAAGTTTGTACTCTTGAAATCTATGAAAATTCGGACTTTCTAAACTTAAAGAAgtacaatataaaaaaaaaaaaaaaaataggatcAAAGGAAGTGTGTTAGAATAAAAGGAGTGTGAGTGCAACTTCCCgtcaaaaagtaaaagaaaaaaggagcCAAATTACTTAAAGAAAGACTATCGGTTAACCCAAGTCAAAAAGTTAGTGTGTGAGAACACACTGATGAATTTCCAAAGTGCTTACCTTTATTTTCATCTTATTTATGTTTATTTGTCTTTCTTTCCTTGTTCGAAGAAAGTTCTTATTTTATGTTATATTAGATGAATTCAAATCATGTCTGGGTAGTTGGACAAAAAAATTATCACATAACTTAATAAAACATTTGTTTGTCTTATCAAATTCCGTATTAGCAATAGGGCTAGATTtagaggcggatctaggatttaaaTACTATGAgtttaatatttaagatttttaacatttaatctattatctttaattttgtttaaagttatgggttcacaTCTATTAATTATTACAATTGTAATGAAATACACATCAATTTGTACTCCACGACAAAAGCAATTCAACGGAACCCGATATCGAAGGGTTGGATCCACCCATGGCTAGATCATATGAGAATCTGTATATTATTTTATATAGGATGACATGTTAAATAGAGTACATGTATATCATGCAATACACAACTAAAAATAACCAATTAAGGCAAAAAACTCTTAAAGTAATCCTAAGTTATTATTCACTGCATAACATTATTATAACCATTTGTTATGCATTCATATATTATGATTTGCAGATACATAAATTGTTGAAGAGCTCAGCTATAGAGTTTAACGAGTTCAAACACAGAAGCTATcggagagaagagagaagaagaagcGAGGTTCCATTAGAAGAACAGTGAAAATGAAATCTGTACCGTAGtataactaactaactaactactACTTATACAACTAACAACCTAAGTATCTTAATTTAATTACAGCTGTTAATTACAGCTCATTACAGTTGTACACCTATACACCTAGAGTTCTctacactccccctcaagctgagGGATAAAAACAAGTTCTTCATTCCCAGCTTGCTCACTAAGTAATCATGTTGTGGACTACATAGGCCCTTTGTCACCACATCTGCAAGTTGTTCTTTGGTTCCAATTTTCTCCGTTTGAATCAGACCTTCCTAAATTTTCCCTCTCACAAAGTGACAGCCTATGTCAATATGCTTTATCCTTTCATGAAAGATGGGATGAGCTGCAATTTGAATAGCAACTCTGCTATCATAGAAAAGGTGTATTAGAACTTCAACCTCAATGTTAAGCTCTCTGAATAGTCCTGTTAGCCATGTAGCTTCTGCTACTGTTGTGGCCATGCTTCTGAATTCTGCTCCAACTAAGCTTCCTGAGACTGTTCCTTGGTTCTTTGATTTCCATGATATTAAAGCTTCTCCAAACTTGATCACATAACCAGTTACTTAGCTTGTTTTCACACAAGCACCCTAGTCTGAATCACAATAGGCAGTTAACTTCAAATTTCCATCTGCTGGCATGAACAGACCTAGACCTGGAGTTCTCTTTATATACCTGATGACTCTCATTACTGCAGTCATGTGAGACTGTTTAAGAGCATGCATGAACTGACTAGTACTTGAACCACAAAGACTATGTCAGGCCTAGTCATGGTTAAGTACAATAGTCTGCCTACTATTCTCTGATATTTCCTTCTGTCTTCAAGTTCATTGTCATTGTCACTACCATTCTTGGTAATAACCTTATCAAATTCCATAGAGGTTAGCTTGTGACTGAACTCTAGTAGAGTAGTTACTGCCTTTTCACTTGACAAACCTAGTTCAGAAACTAGTTCAAGGGCATACTTTCTTTGGTGAATTTGAATTCCTTTTTCTCATCTAGAAAATTCAATGCCCAAGAAGTATTTTAGTTCCCTAAGGTCTTTCATTTTGAATCTGACTTGTAAGTCCTTTCCCACTTGCTCAATCAGCTTCAAGTTAGTTCCTGTTACTAGGAGATCATCCACATAGACAAGTATGACCACCAGATTTGATCCTTTTTGTTGTGTAAAGAGAGAATAGTCATAATGAGATTGTTTGAACACCATATCTAACAGAGCTTATGTTAACTTCAAGTTCCAATGTCTAGGATCTTGTTTG
Proteins encoded in this window:
- the LOC138877518 gene encoding uncharacterized protein; the encoded protein is MQSKLSSCPYLISSYVCYDHISPTYKASLAAYSAVFEPSSYAKACKDPLWVKYKSNGEVERYKVRFVAKGYSQEEGLDYKETFSPVAKMVTVRWLFKPGGVSEGSNLVVILVYVDDLLVTGTNLKLIEQVGKDLQFGEALISWKSKNQGTVSGSLVGAEFRSMATTVAEATWLTGLFRELNIEVEVLIHLFYDSRVAIQIAAHPIFHERIKHIDIGCHFVRGKI